Genomic window (Sediminispirochaeta smaragdinae DSM 11293):
AAGCGAAGGCGCAAATGGATGATCGAGAAAACGATCGATTCCCTCTCTCACGCTTTTCTCAAACCGATCTCCAAAATCGGGAGAGGAAAGCTGTTTGCGAACCGCCTCCTCAGTAAAAAGGTGGGTACTTACCATTCTCCCGATGCTTCCGGAAAGTTTATAACGCTGCCTTGGAATGATCCCCGGTGTAAAAGGGATACGCAAGCCAAAAAGCCGCTTTTCACGATAGGGGCGAAAAAGCATGCCAATGGCAATGCGATTAGTAATATATCCAATAAGAGCACCGATCAGGGGAGGCAGTACCAAGGGGATGAATCGTTCCATTTAAAACTCCGGACTTCTGACAGCTTCCTCGGCAGCTTCCTTGCTACTGAAAAAACGAAGGTAGCCACCAAAAACATAGCCTTGGAGCCCGTCGTAGGCGACCTGGTACCAATACCCTTCCTGATTATCTACGACGACCCTGGAAGAGGCCTTTCCTACAACCTCCATCACAGAGCCCTTCCATAATGTCTCTTTTACCTTACTTTCGATGCTTGGTCCACTTCGGAGTCTAAGATGACTGGAGATGATTACCGCATAACGAGCCCGACTTTCCAGAATGGGAGTCGGCGGTAATTCCAGGTTCGGCATAGGCTCTTCACTGCGGCCGCAGGAACCAAGAAAAATTCCGAACACAAAAACAGGTATATATAAAAGCGTCAAAAAATCTCTACGCATATTGATCATACTCTCAAATCATTGCACGATTGGGGAATGAGATATAGAAGGACTATAGCATGTTTTTTCCTTTTTGTCATAGTCGTTCCACTACCGGTTGAAGCCAGAGAAATCATCTTCTCCACAGCTGGGGAGGGCTCTGTCGCTTTCCTTGATACCGATAAATTCGGTTCGGCTTGTGCAGGTCGACTGGGAGGGGGTGTTGGATCATGTTACGGTTTCCGCGAAAAGAAAGAGGAATTTACTCTTTCCCCTACCGTTACCCTATCCTATTTTGGATCAAGCCGTTCAAGCGTCACCGATAATATTGTTATCTACCGGGGCTTTCACACTTTGCGTCTTGCGTTGGGATTGGATTTTTCCATTCCCACCATCCCCATTATGATGAACATCGCCGTCGGCACAAACATTGCAAAGTACACAGATACGGCAAATTATTTCTTTTTTCCTGATCTGCAGTGCATATTTTTTCGGGAAATCGACGCTCTTTCTCGGAAGAAAAGCACCTGGGATATTGGGCTTCCCGTTCGGCTCTCCCTACGCAACGATATGGATGTAGACCTCTCGGCCGGTATTGCTTTCCGGCTCAATCTCTTTCTGTTTTGAGCTTTTTCGGCTATTGTTAGGAAGATAAAAACAGATCTTCGGAGGAGCGATGACTGAACGAATAGGAGATTACTTTGTTCGCCTTGAGCTACTTTCTTTCGAGCAGGCGGAGCAAGTCCTGGCCGTGCAGCAAGAGCAGCCCAACCGACGTTTCGGCGAAATAGCCGTCGAACTCGGTTTCATCGGAGAGGAGGATATCGAATCCTACAAGCGCTACTGTGCGGAAAAGGATGGCTCATGATTGCGCTACTTTCTTTCTTCGTTATTCTTTTATTATCGCTTTCGATCGTGCGGATTGCAGCAATCATGCTTCAGCTTACAGGTCTTTCTGCAGATACGGCACGATTCCAGGCCCGCTCCGCCTTTACCGGTACAGGATTCACCACACGCGAATCGGAAATGATCATTGGCCATCCTGTAAGGCGAAGGATCATCATGGGACTCATGCTCATTGGTAATCTCGGACTTGTGACCTTCGTTTCGTCTCTTGTCCTTACCTTTTTAAGGGCTCAATCCGCACTTGAAATGGCAAGCACA
Coding sequences:
- a CDS encoding SH3 domain-containing protein, which translates into the protein MRRDFLTLLYIPVFVFGIFLGSCGRSEEPMPNLELPPTPILESRARYAVIISSHLRLRSGPSIESKVKETLWKGSVMEVVGKASSRVVVDNQEGYWYQVAYDGLQGYVFGGYLRFFSSKEAAEEAVRSPEF